The following proteins are encoded in a genomic region of Zea mays cultivar B73 chromosome 9, Zm-B73-REFERENCE-NAM-5.0, whole genome shotgun sequence:
- the LOC100281105 gene encoding F-box domain containing protein isoform X1 — protein sequence MAPPKGDDPMSQILARIEEGNRETHRRMEEMKVSMSGMETTVRSVLMEQGEFQKWHPEVEHKVSQIGEALAAIQAKVDQFVPPTAREHHQADGASGAAHLGFSSTEAMHGQTGHRKDEPYRRPGARTDEVRTPPPVKGTVPSNTPHQFRWESEGRQSMGEWSQGSGLGSVGPSMNFPLFDGSNPKLWKHRSETYFEFYLVPRERWIRMSIMYFEGPAVFWVQSMEDKIREMNWEEFCTHLVTRFGRDQHNLLIRQFYHIKQITSVVDYVEQFDILMHQLLAHENQLTSSMITARFIDGLKDEIKSVILIQRPSDLDTACSLALLQEDVLICTGSKESRRMEGGGFSKPTGRFSPVPGSNSNVNGGRNAQSTNDRRGGTTMNPRTDDGKLSALKAYRRAKGLCFKCGERWGQSHRCSANVPLHVVEEMWAMAQATEESDGNEELENTYENEEDAEILAISAAAVSGGEGNRTIRLLASVCGQQVLILVDSGSSGSFMSNKLMGTISPVQKLPRPIRVKVADGRILWSKHWVPNCKWLCGGITFHMDLKVLPLSGYDMILGMDWLEGYSPMAVHWAEKWMKFLHNGKEVLLQGLKPQLGSCRQLSSTQLRGLVKRDVVEQLLEIRVATQTDNSGIPPVIEQLVGRYQDLFQKPKALPPKKVHRSLYPSNTGCTSISVEALSVYPTAKV from the coding sequence ATGGCGCCACCGAAAGGAGATGACCCGATGTCTCAGATCCTTGCTCGGATTGAGGAAGGCAACCGGGAGACCCATCGAAGGATGGAGGAGATGAAGGTGTCAATGAGTGGGATGGAAACGACGGTGCGAAGTGTGCTGATGGAGCAAGGTGAATTCCAGAAGTGGCACCCGGAAGTGGAGCACAAGGTGTCGCAGATCGGGGAGGCGCTCGCGGCGATTCAAGCCAAGGTGGATCAATTCGTACCTCCGACTGCGCGCGAGCATCATCAGGCGGATGGTGCATCGGGAGCCGCTCATCTTGGTTTTTCCTCCACAGAGGCGATGCACGGGCAAACAGGCCACCGCAAGGATGAACCATACCGGAGACCGGGTGCCAGGACCGATGAGGTCCGAACACCCCCTCCGGTCAAAGGTACGGTTCCAAGCAATACTCCACATCAGTTTCGCTGGGAATCGGAAGGGCGTCAGTCTATGGGAGAGTGGTCTCAAGGGTCTGGTCTAGGGTCTGTAGgacctagcatgaattttcctttgTTTGATGGTTCAAACCCTAAGCTCTGGAAGCATAGAAGTGAGACCTATTTCGAATTTTATCTGGTGCCTAGGGAGCGATGGATTAGGATGTCGATCATGTACTTTGAAGGTCCTGCCGTGTTCTGGGTTCAGTCCATGGAAGATAAAATCAGGGAGATGAACTGGGAGGAGTTTTGTACCCACTTAGTCACACGTTTCGGGAGGGATCAACATAATCTGCTGATAAGACAATTCTATCACATTAAACAGATCACCTCTGTAGTGGACTATGTAGAGCAGTTTGATATCTTAATGCACCAGCTTTTAGCACACGAAAATCAGCTTACATCTTCCATGATCACTGCTAGATTCATTGATGGGCTTAAGGATGAGATTAAATCTGTAATTCTTATTCAGCGTCCGTCAGACTTGGATACTGCTTGCTCCCTTGCTCTATTGCAGGAGGATGTGCTGATCTGCACGGGAAGCAAGGAGAGTCGGAGGATGGAGGGTGGAGGATTTTCCAAACCAACCGGAAGATTCAGTCCGGTGCCGGGATCTAATTCAAATGTAAACGGTGGTCGGAATGCTCAATCCACAAATGACCGCCGAGGTGGGACCACCATGAACCCGAGAACAGATGACGGTAAATTGTCGGCACTGAAGGCCTACAGGAGGGCTAAGGGTCTGTGCTTCAAGTGTGGGGAAAGGTGGGGTCAGAGTCATCGGTGTTCTGCCAATGTCCCATTACATGTGGTGGAGGAGATGTGGGCTATGGCACAGGCAACTGAAGAAAGTGACGGCAATGAGGAGTTGGAAAATACTTATGAAAACGAGGAAGACGCAGAGATTCTAGCTATATCTGCAGCAGCGGTTAGTGGAGGCGAAGGCAATCGAACAATTCGGCTGCTAGCATCTGTTTGTGGACAACAGGTGTTAATTCTAGTGGACTCGGGTAGCTCTGGAAGTTTCATGAGCAACAAGCTAATGGGAACAATATCACCGGTGCAAAAATTACCAAGGCCAATTCGGGTGAAGGTAGCAGATGGAAGGATATTGTGGAGTAAGCATTGGGTTCCTAATTGCAAGTGGCTCTGTGGGGGAATAACATTTCACATGGATTTGAAGGTGTTGCCACTCAGTGGATACGACATGATATTGGGAATGGACTGGTTAGAAGGGTACAGTCCTATGGCTGTGCATTGGGCTGAAAAATGGATGAAGTTTTTACATAATGGAAAGGAAGttcttctgcaaggactcaaaccTCAACTGGGAAGTTGCAGGCAGCTATCAAGTACACAACTTAGAGGGTTGGTCAAACGGGACGTTGTGGAACAGCTGCTGGAAATCCGAGTGGCAACCCAGACTGACAATTCAGGAATACCCCCGGTGATTGAACAACTGGTGGGTCGTTATCAGGACCTGTTCCAGAAACCAAAGGCATTGCCACCAAAAAAGGTCCATCGATCACTCTATCCCTCTAATACCGGGTGCACTTCCATTTCGGTTGAGGCCCTATCGGTATACCCCACAGCAAAAGTCTGA